CGCCTTCCAGAAGGGCGGCGCTGTTCAGGTCCAGGCTTTCCAGGTGCTGGTGGATCTTGCAGGTATAGTCCCGCTGCTGGGAGCGGCTGCCGCCGTTATAGCGGGCCACCGCGACGTTCCAGCTGCCGGAGTCGGCCCGAAGGCGCTTCAGGTAGCGGGCGGCGTACCAGACATTGGCGGACGGGTCCAGGATGCGCTCGACCGGGCGGAAGTTGGCCCGGTGATGCTGGACGGAGAGCTGCATGCATCCGACCGTCGCATTCGGCCGGACGCGGCCCTGGCTGTCCAGCAGATGGCTCCGGGCCTCGTCAGCCGTCTCCGAATAGATCGCCTTGCCGTTGATGTTCATCGCGAAGGGCTGGGGGCGGCCATCCTGGCCGCTTTCCACCAGCGCGATGGACAACAGAAGGCCGCGGGGGATGCCGAGTTCCTGCTCGGCTTCGAGGACATGTTCGGTGCAACTTGCCGCTTGCGCAGATCCGACGGGGGTGAAGCCAAGTCCGATCGCCGTCAAGGCGAAGAGACCCATGCACCGGATGCTTGATCGCCGGCCAAGTGCCCGCATTGCTCTGATCCCCCTTGTCGCACCAGCTTGCGCGCTGGCACCGTGCGCACGCACGGATTTAACCACCGGCCGCCGATACCGGTACGGCGACCGCCTCCTCGCTTGAGTTCCAGATGCCACACCCGGCATCCGTAAGGATGTTTCCCAGATATTCTTCCGACCGTCAACTCCTATGTAACTCGAACCCGTTACACGGGAGAAACCGATCAGCTTCTTTTGAAGACGGTATCGACCAAAATAGAGGTAATGAAAAACCAATATTGACCCTTCGGTCGGCATCTGCCATATCCCTTTGGCTATATGGCGGCAGCCTTTCACAGGTCCCTCAATCTTGACTGATCAGCTTCTCCGGCCGGCGGATGGCGATACGGCCGACCTCGCCGATCCCGCAATTCCCTTGAATCCCGCCGAGTTCGCCCTTGTATCGGGCTATGCCCTGCGCGACGCCGGCGACAATGCCGCCGCCGAAGCGGCCTTCCGGCAAGCCGTCGAGGCTGATCCCGGGTGCGGTGAAGCATCGGGTGCCTTGGCACAACTTCTGGCTGATGGCGAGCACTGGGAAGAGGCCGCGGACGGGTTCCGCGTCGCCTTGTCGCAGGAGCCCTGGCGGATGGAATGGCGGACCGGTCTGTCCGACATGCTGGTCCGGTGCGGCAAAGCGGGGGAAGCCATCGTCCTGTGGCAGGACCTGCTGGAGCGACGGCCCGACAGCGCCTCCGGACACCGCGCCCTGGCCCGGCTCCGGATCGGTGCGGGGCAGCCGCTGGAAGCGATCGATCATTTCCGGGAAGCGCTCTTCCTGGATGCCGGAGACATCGAGACCGCAGTCGAACTGGCGGACGCCCTGGTGACGTCCGGCGACCCGCTGGCCGCGGTGGAGACCCTTCAGCCCGTCCTGCGCCGGCGGCACGACCACGCGGCCGGCCAGTTCGTGCTGGGCCGCGCCTGGCTGGAGTTGGGCGAGCGCTCGAAGGCGCTGGGGGCGCTCCGGGCCTGCCTTGACGCCGCTCCCGCCGATTCCCACGGCGCCGAGGCCCTGATCCGCCGGATCGAAGGC
This Skermanella mucosa DNA region includes the following protein-coding sequences:
- a CDS encoding transglycosylase SLT domain-containing protein; the encoded protein is MGLFALTAIGLGFTPVGSAQAASCTEHVLEAEQELGIPRGLLLSIALVESGQDGRPQPFAMNINGKAIYSETADEARSHLLDSQGRVRPNATVGCMQLSVQHHRANFRPVERILDPSANVWYAARYLKRLRADSGSWNVAVARYNGGSRSQQRDYTCKIHQHLESLDLNSAALLEGARCARQGDPAIAPDTRRAFRRSQVAAQG
- a CDS encoding tetratricopeptide repeat protein — its product is MTDQLLRPADGDTADLADPAIPLNPAEFALVSGYALRDAGDNAAAEAAFRQAVEADPGCGEASGALAQLLADGEHWEEAADGFRVALSQEPWRMEWRTGLSDMLVRCGKAGEAIVLWQDLLERRPDSASGHRALARLRIGAGQPLEAIDHFREALFLDAGDIETAVELADALVTSGDPLAAVETLQPVLRRRHDHAAGQFVLGRAWLELGERSKALGALRACLDAAPADSHGAEALIRRIEGDATETMSQAYVRALFDRYAERFDEDLTIRLKYQAPQTLRAAVDQVLGAGAAGLRVLDVGCGTGLAGVAFRPLAARLHGSDLAPRMVKKAASRGVYDDLEVGEMTAVMARNPGAWDLVVAADVLVYVGDLAEVMAAAALALKPGGLFCATTERCDGDGFALGPARRFAHSPAYVRRMAAEAGLEMVVLEEAVPRWEKGQPVPGLAMVARLPA